A genomic window from Glycine soja cultivar W05 chromosome 10, ASM419377v2, whole genome shotgun sequence includes:
- the LOC114369883 gene encoding PRA1 family protein E-like, with amino-acid sequence MSHIPTAGYGTLAGATPTGTTTTTTTTTTSLVTPRPWREFLDLSALSCPYSYDDAMIRVRRNLSHFRFNYAAITLLIVFLSLLWHPVSMIVFLLVLVAWYYLYFSRDGLLVVFNQTLDDRTVLCVLGLLTVVALVSTHVGLNVLLSLIVAVVLVGLHAAFRVTEDLFLDEESSLLSVVGTQPLRTNYTPI; translated from the coding sequence ATGTCCCACATTCCCACCGCCGGCTACGGCACCCTCGCCGGCGCCACTCCCACTggaaccaccaccaccaccaccaccaccactacctCCTTGGTGACTCCCCGTCCATGGCGCGAGTTTCTAGACCTCTCAGCCCTCTCCTGCCCCTACTCCTACGACGACGCCATGATCCGGGTCCGAAGAAACCTGAGCCACTTCCGCTTCAACTACGCCGCCATCACGCTCCTCATCGTCTTCCTCAGCCTCCTCTGGCACCCCGTCTCCATGATCGTCTTCCTCCTCGTCCTCGTCGCCTGGTACTACCTCTACTTCTCTCGCGACGGCCTCCTCGTCGTTTTCAACCAAACCCTCGACGACAGAACCGTGCTCTGCGTTTTGGGTTTGCTCACTGTCGTTGCGCTCGTCTCCACTCACGTCGGCCTCAACGTCTTGCTCTCGCTGATCGTCGCCGTGGTTCTTGTTGGCTTGCACGCCGCATTTAGGGTTACCGAGGATTTGTTTCTTGACGAGGAAAGTTCGTTGCTTTCCGTTGTGGGAACTCAGCCTCTCAGAACAAATTATACCCCCATTTGA
- the LOC114369745 gene encoding probable prefoldin subunit 4, with translation MQQGGGSETEVTWEDQQNINKFGRLNNRFHELEDEIKIAKETNDNLEDASNELILTDEEVIRFQIGEVFAHVPKDEVENRIEQIKEVTSQKLAKLEEEKESILAQMAELKKILYAKFNDSINLEED, from the exons GGGGGAGGATCTGAGACGGAAGTAACATGGGAAGACCAGCAGAACATCAACAAATTCGGAAGGTTGAATAATCGCTTTCACGAGCTTGAGGATGAGATCAAAATCGCAAAG GAAACAAATGATAATTTGGAGGATGCAAGCAACGAGTTGATTCTCACAGATGAAGAGGTCATTCGGTTTCAAATAGGAGAGGTTTTTGCTCATGTGCCAAAGGATGAAGTTGAGAACAGGATAGAACAGATAAAAGAGGTGACAAGCCAGAAATTAGCAAAACTTGAAGAGGAGAAAGAATCTATTCTTGCTCAGATGGCTGAACTCAAGAAAATTTTGTATGCGAAGTTCAATGACTCGATCAATCTTGAGGAGGATTAG